A region from the Bactrocera dorsalis isolate Fly_Bdor chromosome 1, ASM2337382v1, whole genome shotgun sequence genome encodes:
- the LOC105233339 gene encoding mitogen-activated protein kinase p38b, translating to MAKFYKLDINRTEWEIPQIYQQLQAVGSGAYGQVCKAIVRNTGMKVAIKKLARPFQSAVHAKRTYRELRLLKHMDHENVIGLLDVFHPGQPPNSLENFQQVYLVTHLMDADLNNIIRTQKLSDDHVQFLVYQILRGLKYIHSAGIIHRDLKPSNIAVNEDCELRILDFGLARPAESEMTGYVATRWYRAPEIMLNWMHYNQTVDIWSVGCIMAELLTGRTLFPGTDHIHQLNLIMEVLGTPTEDFMQKISSESARNYIRALPRMSRRNFRDVFRFANPSAIDLLEKMLELDAEKRITAEQALAHPYMEKYHDPSDEQTSPLYDQSFEDMDLPVEKWKELVFTEVLSFKPPQAFAEVLEKCKSDV from the coding sequence ATGGCTAAATTTTATAAGCTTGATATAAATCGAACAGAGTGGGAAATACCTCAAATATATCAGCAACTTCAAGCAGTCGGTTCTGGCGCATATGGACAAGTATGTAAAGCAATTGTTCGTAACACTGGCATGAAGGTGGCCATAAAGAAATTAGCACGTCCATTTCAGTCGGCTGTTCATGCAAAACGAACTTATCGCGAATTGCGCTTGCTCAAACATATGGATCATGAGAATGTCATAGGCTTATTGGATGTATTTCATCCCGGACAGCCTCCaaattctttggaaaattttcaacaagTATATTTAGTAACACATTTAATGGATGCTGATTTAAACAATATAATCCGGACCCAAAAGCTTTCTGATGATCATGTCCAATTTTTGGTGTATCAAATTTTGCgtggtttaaaatatattcatagtGCTGGTATAATACATCGCGATTTAAAGCCttcaaatattgccgtaaatgaagattgtgagTTGCGTATACTTGATTTTGGCTTAGCAAGACCTGCAGAAAGTGAAATGACTGGTTATGTGGCCACCAGATGGTATCGAGCTCCCGAAATAATGCTCAACTGGATGCATTATAATCAAACTGTAGACATTTGGTCAGTTGGTTGTATAATGGCAGAGCTTCTGACAGGGCGTACCTTATTTCCCGGCACTGATCATATACatcaacttaatttaattatggAGGTTCTTGGTACTCCCACAGaagattttatgcaaaaaatttccTCAGAAAGTGCTCGAAACTATATACGAGCATTGCCAAGAATGTCTCGTCGAAACTTTCGAGACGTATTCCGTTTCGCTAATCCATCGGCAATAGATTTACTAGAAAAAATGCTAGAGTTGGATGCCGAAAAACGAATTACAGCTGAACAAGCCCTAGCTCACCCATATATGGAAAAATATCATGACCCCAGTGATGAGCAAACCTCTCCGTTGTATGATCAAAGCTTCGAAGATATGGATTTGCCCGTTGAAAAGTGGAAAGAACTTGTATTTACAGAAGTATTAAGCTTTAAACCACCACAAGCCTTTGCCGAAGTTCttgaaaagtgcaaaagtgatgtttaa
- the LOC105233332 gene encoding protein FRA10AC1 — MKSMSLQERHNYILKKFIISDKSFEGKKNSYDIDIIKEHHRFLWDDNELSDGDNSWEICMARRYYNKLFKEYCIADLTLHKENKVALRWRTRDEVVLGKGQFQCGSRKCEQRENLSSWEVNFAYHEHGENKNALVKLRLCANHSKQLNFTSRKREVKRLKKCSAPKGQMLRKNQGSVQVTSYFENIVSEANEESETENRIWNHRPNVELEQPSREIEFERYLEDLLL, encoded by the exons ATGAAGTCAATGAGCCTTCAAGAGCgacataattatattttaaagaaattcattATATCTGATAAATCCTTCGAAGGCAAGAAGAATTCTTATGACATAGATATAATAAAGGAACATCATCGATTTTTATGGGATGATAACGAATTAAGTGATGGTGATAATTCATGGGAAATTTGTATGGCTAGACGTTATTATAACAAATTGTTTAAG gaaTATTGCATAGCAGATTTAACTCTACACAAGGAAAATAAAGTCGCATTGCGTTGGCGTACGAGGGATGAAGTAGTTTTAGGAAAAGGGCAGTTTCAATGTGGAAGTAGGAAATGTGAACAACGAGAAAATTTGAGCAGTTGGGAAGTAAATTTTGCTTATCACGAGCATGGAGAGAATAAAAATGCGTTAGTGAAGTTGCGACTATGTGCGAATCATTCGAAGCAGTTGAATTTCACTTCACGAAAACGGGAAGTTAAGCGCTTAAAAAAGTGTTCTGCTCCAAAAGGGCAAATGCTGCGAAAAAATCAAGGAAGTGTTCAAGTAACAagctattttgaaaatattgtatctGAAGCAAATGAAGAAAGTGAAACAGAGAACAGGATATGGAACCACAGACCAAATGTAGAATTAGAGCAACCATCCCGTGAAATTGAATTTGAACGCTATTTAGAAGATCTTCTTTTATAG